The genomic DNA ATATATTTCTTCCTAGAatggccagctccatctagtggtcaataTACGGTGTAGTATTCTAAAACGCCTTGAAAAAATACACCACATTTTGAACacctagatggagctgaagatcataggAATTGATCTATTACAAAAATTACAGCCATAATTCCTGCATCCCCGTACAAATATGTGACCACCGGCCCACACATTTTTATAAATAGAACCCTAGGTCCTATCTTCATCATCTGTCATATGACCTGTTAAAGTTACATGACCAGCCTCTCCACCAATTAGTGTTCAATGCAAGGGTATACTGAGAACACACTGTAGGAAAGCACATTCTTTACACTGTCACTAAGTGTTccatgttgattaaaaaaaaaaaaaaaaaaattggtatgttTTATACAATCTTCATTTTATGTATTGCATACAGGTGACATCATGGCAACTACCTTCTACTTATGCCTCATTACTGCACTTTGTTTCCTATCTGCGTTTGATACAAGGATGACTGGAGGATGGACAACACGCAAATCTGGCGATCCAAAAATTCTAGATATTGCCAATTATGCGGTTATGGAATACAACAAGCAATCAAACGATACGTATGAATTCACACTGAGTAATGTCATCTCTGCTCAATCTCAGGTAATGCATCATTAATGCCTTAAAAACAAATGTGAAAGTTAACTAAAGGGCCATACACACGGCCAGAATATTAggtggcattggccggttcaatagaaaccagccgacattggGCCCCTGT from Aquarana catesbeiana isolate 2022-GZ linkage group LG04, ASM4218655v1, whole genome shotgun sequence includes the following:
- the LOC141140590 gene encoding cystatin-like isoform X2, encoding MATTFYLCLITALCFLSAFDTRMTGGWTTRKSGDPKILDIANYAVMEYNKQSNDTYEFTLSNVISAQSQVVAGENFNVTVEIGETDCRKNFSENVDAQACHPNEPKGNKILKCNFMIFEQQWNNLRELTKYSCS